One genomic window of Methyloceanibacter sp. wino2 includes the following:
- a CDS encoding PAS domain-containing protein, giving the protein MGNTTIKQLSEILARAGSLFETGPSGLVPTQPHLFELLLDAVETIVFVADTDGRLRYANAAWERLTGFSPADTRGLPNAYYLHPRDQDRWVRFLDASKRDPEGHPVLVLRFLTRSGETVYLEASAQGLISKDNVCRGFVGTLSEVGNRVQQENIREATHRTLDILINNLPGLVYRCRNNRQWTMEYMSKGCEALTGYPAEALVNNKQLTYADLILPQDREQVWEHVQAAVRENRPFELMYRIQTASGDVKWVLERGHGNFYTSGELLGVEGFITDITRERHEQLRLRGDSLYDSASELPTPALFLDRIKMALLNATPGEHPAILVVHLNQLQNWHESLAPEDRERALLNIGRRIEGALDRSDSLCRWTRNEFAILRTRTQSVDDAIKLAEKVQKALRAPIGDGDDAFFLTTSIGLATGFEAATTDSAEDVLGIASGAAARASNLGLGRIEIANLDDAPAA; this is encoded by the coding sequence ATGGGAAATACCACAATCAAACAACTGTCGGAGATCCTTGCGCGCGCAGGCTCCTTGTTTGAGACCGGGCCCTCCGGGCTCGTGCCGACCCAACCGCACCTCTTCGAACTGCTTCTGGATGCCGTTGAGACGATCGTGTTCGTGGCCGACACGGACGGTCGGCTCCGCTATGCGAATGCAGCTTGGGAGCGCCTCACAGGATTTAGCCCGGCAGACACGCGCGGGCTTCCGAACGCCTACTACCTCCACCCGCGGGATCAGGACCGCTGGGTGCGCTTCTTGGATGCATCCAAGCGCGACCCTGAAGGACATCCTGTTCTCGTTCTTCGCTTCCTGACGCGTTCGGGCGAAACCGTTTACCTGGAAGCCAGTGCGCAAGGGTTGATTTCCAAAGACAATGTCTGCCGCGGCTTCGTGGGCACGCTGTCGGAAGTCGGCAACCGCGTGCAGCAGGAGAATATCAGGGAAGCCACCCACCGGACCCTCGATATCCTGATCAACAACCTGCCCGGCCTCGTCTACCGTTGCCGCAACAATCGTCAGTGGACGATGGAATATATGAGTAAGGGCTGTGAGGCGTTGACCGGCTACCCGGCGGAGGCCCTGGTCAACAACAAGCAACTTACTTATGCCGACCTCATCCTGCCTCAAGACCGCGAACAAGTCTGGGAACACGTTCAGGCCGCCGTACGCGAGAACCGTCCGTTCGAGCTGATGTATCGTATTCAGACCGCGAGCGGCGATGTGAAGTGGGTCCTCGAGCGGGGACACGGCAACTTCTATACCAGCGGCGAACTTCTCGGCGTCGAGGGCTTCATCACCGACATCACGCGGGAGCGGCACGAACAGCTGAGACTGAGGGGCGACAGCCTCTACGATTCTGCCAGCGAACTTCCGACGCCGGCACTCTTCCTCGATCGCATCAAAATGGCATTGCTGAACGCCACGCCCGGCGAGCACCCAGCCATTCTGGTCGTCCATTTGAACCAGCTACAGAACTGGCATGAGTCGCTCGCACCCGAAGACAGAGAGCGGGCCCTGCTCAACATCGGGCGCCGCATCGAAGGTGCCCTGGACCGGTCGGACTCGTTGTGCCGCTGGACGCGCAATGAATTTGCCATCCTGCGCACGAGGACGCAGTCGGTCGACGACGCCATCAAGCTCGCCGAAAAGGTCCAAAAGGCTCTGCGCGCGCCTATCGGCGACGGCGATGATGCCTTCTTCCTCACGACGAGCATCGGCCTTGCAACCGGCTTCGAGGCCGCCACGACGGACAGCGCCGAAGACGTCCTTGGGATCGCCTCCGGCGCAGCGGCACGTGCGAGCAATCTCGGACTTGGCCGTATCGAGATTGCAAATCTGGACGATGCGCCTGCGGCCTAG